A portion of the Parambassis ranga chromosome 22, fParRan2.1, whole genome shotgun sequence genome contains these proteins:
- the chrm5a gene encoding muscarinic acetylcholine receptor M5a encodes MSVNKTMEAENMVNSTLNTSTMDSHLVTHSLWEVITIATVSAIVSLITIVGNVLVMLSFKVNSQLKTVNNYYLLSLAAADLIIGVFSMNLYTSYILMGYWALGNLACDLWLALDYVASNASVMNLLVISFDRYFSITRPLTYRAKRTPKRAGIMIGLAWLVSLILWAPPILCWQYFVGKRTVPERQCQIQFFSEPVITFGTAIAAFYIPVSVMTILYCRIYKETEKRTKDLAELQGINYPADSGVTQPQKTIIRSCFSCKLRSTSHDRNQASWSSSSRSNAAKSVTTTNDEWSKAGQVTTFNSYASSEDEDRPVSPGGFQPSFRNQACEAGKSGVGSESEQLSSYDEDSFFQTPPKSNSQKSSKCVSYKFKPVAKDTHADSKNGDTKMASSTFSSAESMSVPSTSSASKPIDATLKNQITKRKRMVLIKERKAAQTLSAILLAFILTWTPYNIMVLISTFCSDCIPLSLWHLGYWLCYVNSTVNPMCYALCNKTFQKTFRMLLLCQWKKKRIEEKLYWYGQNPVVSSKLT; translated from the coding sequence ATGTCAGTAAACAAGACCATGGAGGCAGAAAACATGGTGAACTCCACACTAAATACCAGCACTATGGATAGCCACCTGGTAActcacagtctctgggaggTGATCACCATCGCGACTGTGTCAGCCATCGTCAGCCTCATCACCATTGTGGGGAATGTTCTGGTAATGCTCTCCTTCAAAGTCAACAGCCAACTGAAGACAGTGAACAATTACTACTTGCTGAGCCTGGCAGCTGCTGACCTCATCATCGGGGTTTTCTCCATGAATCTCTACACCTCTTACATTCTGATGGGTTACTGGGCCTTGGGGAACCTTGCCTGTGACCTGTGGTTGGCTTTGGACTATGTTGCGAGCAATGCCTCAGTCATGAACCTGCTGGTGATCAGTTTTGACAGATACTTCTCCATCACCAGGCCTCTGACCTACAGGGCCAAACGGACTCCCAAACGAGCTGGGATCATGATAGGTTTAGCCTGGCTGGTGTCCCTTATTCTGTGGGCCCCACCTATTCTTTGTTGGCAGTACTTTGTAGGAAAAAGGACGGTCCCTGAGAGGCAGTGCCAGATCCAGTTTTTCTCTGAGCCCGTCATAACATTTGGGACTGCAATTGCAGCCTTTTACATCCCTGTATCAGTCATGACAATTCTCTACTGTCGAATCTAcaaggagacagagaagaggACAAAAGATCTAGCTGAGCTTCAAGGGATTAACTATCCTGCAGACTCTGGGGTGACCCAGCCTCAGAAGACCATCATCAGATCCTGTTTTAGCTGTAAACTAAGGTCAACTTCACATGACAGGAACCAAGCCTCCTGGTCATCTTCCAGCAGGAGCAATGCTGCCAAATCAGTCACCACAACCAATGATGAGTGGTCTAAAGCTGGTCAGGTGACTACCTTCAACAGCTATGCCTCTTCAGAGGACGAGGACAGGCCTGTGTCCCCTGGAGGCTTTCAGCCCTCCTTCAGAAACCAGGCGTGTGAGGCAGGTAAGAGTGGAGTAGGCAGTGAAAGCGAGCAGCTCAGCAGCTATGACGAGGACAGTTTCTTCCAGACTCCACCCAAAAGTAACTCTCAGAAGAGCAGCAAGTGTGTGTCCTACAAGTTCAAACCTGTGGCCAAGGACACTCATGCAGACAGCAAGAACGGGGACACCAAAATGGCATCATCGACATTCTCCTCGGCTGAGTCCATGAGCGTTCCATCCACCTCCTCAGCATCTAAGCCGATAGATGCCACTCTGAAGAACCAGATCaccaagaggaagaggatggtgCTGATTAAGGAGAGGAAGGCAGCTCAGACACTCAGTGCTATCTTGCTGGCCTTCATTCTAACATGGACACCTTATAACATCATGGTGTTGATTTCCACCTTCTGCTCAGACTGCATCCCGCTCTCCCTCTGGCATCTGGGCTACTGGCTGTGCTACGTCAACAGCACCGTCAATCCCATGTGCTACGCCCTTTGTAACAAGACTTTTCAAAAGACCTTCCGTATGCTTTTACTCTGCCAGTGGAAAAAGAAGAGGATTGAGGAGAAGCTTTACTGGTATGGACAGAACCCTGTGGTCAGCTCCAAACTGACATGA
- the LOC114427363 gene encoding fibrinogen-like protein 1-like protein, with protein sequence MKWLGCWLPALLLLCVTGLDTEHLQAENLNLLPPEEHNLVLNPGMRGLPRDCYEMLMASSGKARDGVYLIQPADSPIIAFCAMQEGGWTVVQHITVNSSVNFDRTWDEYKEGFGVVTGDHWLGNKYLHQLTRGPAHYKLGIKLVDQDAITKTGEYDPFLVEDESSAYRLRLGLFQGSAIDALTLDTENYLHDNQKFTTKDRDNDNYFQNCAKLEFQGVPGGGWWYDACAGANLNRRNVIYWQKDCNKERLCKYAWMMVRPSDTVKLIHSGECKKDEL encoded by the exons ATGAAGTGGTTAGGATGCTGGCTGCCAGCTTTACTGCTGCTTTGTGTAACTGGACTTGACACTGAGCATCTCCAAGCTGAGAACCTCAATCTACTTCCCCCTGAGGAGCACAATTTGGTCCTAAATCCTGGAATGAGAG GGCTGCCCAGAGACTGCTATGAAATGCTGATGGCTTCTTCGGGTAAGGCCAGAGATGGGGTGTACCTGATCCAGCCAGCAGACTCCCCCATCATTGCTTTCTGTGCCATGCAGGAAGGAGGCTGGACAGTAGTGCAGCATATCACTGTCAATAGCAGCGTGAACTTTGATCGCACCTGGGATGAGTACAAGGAGGGCTTTGGGGTTGTCACTGGGGATCACTGGCTTGGAAACAAATACCTCCATCAGCTCACACGTGGACCTGCACACTATAAACTAGGAATTAAACTTGTGGATCAAGATGCCATCACTAAGACGGGGGAGTACGATCCGTTTCTAGTGGAGGATGAGTCTTCAGCATACAGGCTCAGACTGGGGTTATTCCAGGGCTCAGCTATAGATGCTCTAACCCTGGACACAGAAAACTACCTACATGACAATCAGAAATTCACAACTAAAGACAGAGACAATGACAACTACTTCcaaaattgtgccaaactggaGTTTCAAGGGGTGCCAGGTGGAGGCTGGTGGTACGACGCCTGTGCCGGTGCCAATCTAAATCGCAGGAATGTCATATACTGGCAAAAAGATTGCAACAAAGAGCGTCTGTGCAAGTATGCATGGATGATGGTGAGACCTTCAGATACAGTTAAACTCATTCACAGTGGAGAGTGCAAGAAGGATGAGCTGTAA
- the LOC114428066 gene encoding KATNB1-like protein 1 produces the protein MDSNTEDEENQYLEKAFHHDEYRLSSPNTKGVEYNKNEEFSKKRYLVSRSGNNPGRVKRVVSCKRKTHHLTVARKKQLGAGRTCDAANKENEIKCVQDTQQDIFCMDTWECPQNVNNNRKTGKTGSEQTDYCTLAELTKDHNTVTDVLFGRNLRLKVALTLWQRDVGELLTYFLKIQDTGVFVDFLPLISKSIDESSPRITIGCCVDLLPLVKKVLNKPYEDYLTVGLKWIHSVLKKWWADLSASGYSGSTLLDKNFQVFNQQLSELWYEEPELKSVPGPGGDMAKVIDSFLSQLTQQP, from the exons ATGGACTCCAATACTGAAGATGAAGAAAACCAATATCTTGAAAAGGCCTTCCACCATGATGAGTACAGACTGAGCTCTCCTAACACAAAAGGG GTGGAATATAACAAGAATGAggagttcagcaaaaagag GTATCTAGTTAGTCGCTCTGGCAACAACCCAGGAAGAGTGAAGAGAGTGGTGTCATGCAAGAGGAAGACACATCATCTAACTGTGGCTCGGAAGAAGCAGCTTGGGGCTGGAAGGACTTGTGATGCTGCtaacaaagaaaatgagatCAAATGTGTGCAGGACACACAACAGGATATATTCTGTATGGATACTTGGGAGTGTCCACAAAATGTCAATAATAACCGCAAGACTGGAAAAACTGGTTCTGAACAGACTGATTACTGTACACTTGCCGAG CTCACAAAAGACCATAACACAGTGACTGATGTGCTATTTGGAAGAAATCTGAGGCTGAAGGTGGCTTTAACACTGTGGCAGAGAGATGTTGGAGAGCTGCTAACATACTTTCTGAA AATCCAGGACACTGGCGTGTTTGTCGATTTTCTTCCCTTGATAAGTAAAAG CATTGATGAGAGCTCTCCAAGGATAACCATTGGCTGCTGTGTCGACCTCCTTCCTTTAGTTAAGAAAGTCCTCAACAAACCATATGAAGA CTACCTTACTGTTGGCTTAAAGTGGATACATTCAGTTTTGAAAAAGTGGTGGGCAGACCTAAGTGCAAGTGGCTACAGTGGATCAACTCTGTTGGATAA AAATTTCCAAGTTTTTAATCAGCAGTTGTCTGAGTTATGGTATGAGGAGCCTGAACTGAAATCTGTTCCAGGACCTGGAGGTGATATGGCAAAG GTCATTGATTCATTCCTGTCTCAACTGACTCAACAGCCATGA